The Halomonas binhaiensis nucleotide sequence TAGATAGGCGCTGAACCTTCAATAAATGCTTGAGTATCAACCTCGTTGATTTCCATGCCCGCGGCTTCGAATTCCGACAGCAGGCTGTCATCCAGAGACTTGCCCTGCTCAAGCGCATAGTCCTCGACTTCCCTTGCCGTCTGCTCCAGCACTTCTTGCACATGCTCAGGCAGGCGATCCCAGCTTGCGCCCGCAATCACATAGGCAGGGGTGTAGACGTGGTTGGACAGCGACAGGTAGTCCTGCACCTCCTGGAAGCGCTGGGAAAAGATCTGGACCAGCGGATTTTCCTGTCCATCCATGGCGCCAGTCTGCAGGGCCACGAAGGCTTCGGACAGAGCCATTGGAGCCGGATTGGCGCCATAACTCTTGAACATCTCGACCCGCCAGATGCCATTTGGAGTGCGCAGCTTGATACCCTTTAGATCATCTGGCTTCACGATGGGACGCACATTGTTGGTGATCTGGCGGAAACCGTTTTCCCAGATACCGATCAGGTGATAACGCTTTTCCTCTGCCGCCTGACCAAGCACATCGCGGAGAACGTCATCCCGCACCTTGCGAAAATGGTCGCGATTCTCGATCAAGTAAGGCATCTCGAACACCGAAAACTCCGGTGCCACGCTAGACATGACCGATGACGGCAAGGCCATGTCGATGGTGCCCAGCTTCAGCTTGCTGAGCATCTGAGAGTCGTTACCCAACTGACTTGAGCCATAGATCACGACGTTGGCCTCACCCTCGAGGCGCTCGTTGGCAAGCCGCGCAAACTCCTTGGTAGTGATCTCGAATAACGAACCTGGGCCACCTACATGGCCGAACTTGATTTCAATCTCATTGGCCTGGGCGCTGCCGGCACCCAATACCAGTACTGATGCCGCCAGAACAAGAACACGCTTCAGCTGTTTCATCTCGGTTCTCCGGAGCCTTGTTGTTGTGAATCGTTGTTGTGAATCGTTGCGAATGGTCGATACCACACTGACGATCGGCTCTTGGAATATGGATACATAATTCAAAATTAGGTATTATACTTTTGTCGCCGAGCCTGGCGTAAAAAATCCAGTTTTTACTTTTATTTTCATATGGATACGGACCTTCCGGCATAAATCGGCACATGAACAAGAATCAAAAAAAGGGCCTCAGGCCCTTTGGTGATCCCTTCCACTCAGCTATTCAGTCAGGTGCCAGCCCCACCTTCCAGCGCAGGGATTCAATGCCGTGTGACGCGACTTGCTGGTCCTCATCGGAAGAGGCGCCGCTGACGCCAACCGCACCGATCACACAGTCATCACTGTCGAGAACCAGTACCCCACCAGCAACCGGCACGAAGCATCCCTCCGCGGCAGCGGCCACGCTGGCGAGAAATGCTGGGCGTTCCGCATTACGTGCTCCAATGGTGCCGCTGGAAATGCCCATCCCCAGCGCCGCATTGGCCTTGCCAAGCGCCACCGCATAGCGCAATGCGCTGCAGCCATCTTCTCGCTCAGCTACCACCACGTTACCTCCTGCATCCAGAACGACCATCGTCAAGGGCGGCAGGGCCTGCTCACGAGCAAAGGACAACCCCGCGTCAATCAGCGCCCTGACCTGGCGACGCTCCAGCATCACTTTTGCCATATAAACTTGTCCGGCCATACGTGTTCTCCTGGCAGTCTGTACATGATTGTTGTGCTTAGTCGTTGTGGCTGGCATGCAGGCAGACCCGTGGTAGAAAAAGCGGATTGGCCTGAATGCATTTTGAATTCATAATACCTAAAGACTGATGACGTCAAGCCTGCCTATCAGGAGACTTCAGCCAGTGCATTGCCCGGCACGCATGTCTTGATATGCCTGCTGTGAAGTACACGCATTTCTATGCATGACGAGCTATGCATGACGAGGATGACACGGCGTTACCTCTGCGAAGGCCGTATTGTCCGGTACGGCAACATGCGGCAAGGTAACGTGACGGCGTGGAACTGCCATGACTCAGGGAATATGAAATGGAAAAAATTCAGCCGCGCAGCCTGTATCTGGAAGTGGCCGACAGGATCCGCGACCTGATCGAACGGGGAACGCTGCTTCCCGGCGAGAAAATCGCCGAGAAGCAGCTCTGCGAAAGCTTTGGCGTCTCAAGAACTCCACTACGCGAAGCCCTCAAGGTACTGACCTCAGAGGGGCTGGTGGAAAACCTGCCCAATCGCGGCTCACGGGTTGTGCGTCTGACTCGCACTGGCGTACAGAATACCTACGACGTCATGGGAGCTCTGGAAGGACTGTCCGGAGAACTGGCCTGCCCTAATATCACCGATGCAGAGCTTGCCAGAGTACGCAAGCTCCACCAGCGCATGCTCGAGTTTTATCGGCGCAAGGAAATCAAGCCGTACTTTGAGATCAACCAGCAGATCCACGAAGCCATTCTCGCCGCCTCGCACAATGACGTACTTATCGAGATGTACAACAATCTCAGCCAACGCGTTAAACGCGTTCGCTACAGTGTGGAAATGGGCGAGGACAACTGGACTCAGGCTGTCAGTGATCACGAGGCTATGCTCGAGGCTCTGGAAGCCCGGGACGGTCCCCGGCTTGGTGCCATCCTGCGCCAGCATCTGCGTCACAAACTGGAAGTGGCAGAGGTGTCAGGCATCATCGACGCCTAGTGCCGTTCTATAACACAGCATGACAGCGCCGGTAGGCGCTGTCCCCTTCCTTTGGCATGCCTGGCCAACTCCTGATCGGCGTCTTACCGCTGGAAAATTAATTTTCCATGCAGGCCTCACAACGTTGGCAAAGCTGATACATTGGAAATAATTTCCACAACAAATCCAATAATTGGTATTACCAATATACCAAAAGTAGACAAGCCCGGTGAGAAACCTCACATTGGGGGCCCAGCAGACCAATAACGATAAACCAGGAGGAGCCATGAACATCCTCTATGATGAACGCCTGGACGGCAGGTTGCCTCAGCGCAGCAAGGATGAGGTAGTGGCTGAGCTGTCCCGTTCCATACCGGATCTGAACCTTCTTCATCGCGAAGAAGACCTGCGCCCTTTCGAATGCGATGGCCTATCTGCTTACCGGGTACTGCCCATGCTGGTGGCCCTGCCGGAGACCCTGTCTCAGGTAGAGGCTCTGCTCAAGCAGTGCAACAGGCTCAAGGTCCCCGTAGTGACACGTGGCGCTGGCA carries:
- a CDS encoding GlcG/HbpS family heme-binding protein — translated: MAGQVYMAKVMLERRQVRALIDAGLSFAREQALPPLTMVVLDAGGNVVVAEREDGCSALRYAVALGKANAALGMGISSGTIGARNAERPAFLASVAAAAEGCFVPVAGGVLVLDSDDCVIGAVGVSGASSDEDQQVASHGIESLRWKVGLAPD
- a CDS encoding GntR family transcriptional regulator, producing MEKIQPRSLYLEVADRIRDLIERGTLLPGEKIAEKQLCESFGVSRTPLREALKVLTSEGLVENLPNRGSRVVRLTRTGVQNTYDVMGALEGLSGELACPNITDAELARVRKLHQRMLEFYRRKEIKPYFEINQQIHEAILAASHNDVLIEMYNNLSQRVKRVRYSVEMGEDNWTQAVSDHEAMLEALEARDGPRLGAILRQHLRHKLEVAEVSGIIDA
- a CDS encoding TRAP transporter substrate-binding protein; amino-acid sequence: MKQLKRVLVLAASVLVLGAGSAQANEIEIKFGHVGGPGSLFEITTKEFARLANERLEGEANVVIYGSSQLGNDSQMLSKLKLGTIDMALPSSVMSSVAPEFSVFEMPYLIENRDHFRKVRDDVLRDVLGQAAEEKRYHLIGIWENGFRQITNNVRPIVKPDDLKGIKLRTPNGIWRVEMFKSYGANPAPMALSEAFVALQTGAMDGQENPLVQIFSQRFQEVQDYLSLSNHVYTPAYVIAGASWDRLPEHVQEVLEQTAREVEDYALEQGKSLDDSLLSEFEAAGMEINEVDTQAFIEGSAPIYEKFSAEVEGGQQLLDQIEALRP